One window of the Cryptomeria japonica chromosome 7, Sugi_1.0, whole genome shotgun sequence genome contains the following:
- the LOC131857132 gene encoding uncharacterized protein LOC131857132: MATLVPGILLKLLQNMNADFKVTGEHRSALLQVIDIVPVDLDRKELWPKQGFSIKVSDSCHSTYVSLTEDQEDLVLSNILQLGQFIYAEKIVPGCTIPLLQGVRPIPGRHPVVGTPEDLVGVHENQDQKEKQHESPSFKGSNPISGESFAPKWPPRRSSWDPESGLELVTLAGAKADLQRKSPFGKQASSYEVFTPTKDMVESLKSSSSPFSRATSSAGKHQSVSPSFTVRSSMIVNAIPRAEISSGISKNLRKSCCDMPLPGKIVRSKSVCERERKISNSEKNPTPPKLNHIRASFSPAGNSKIRASVSCLKSPSIPKPDVAAVSFNTIDAGNGLWKSLPGKLSTIGKEAVSKRDAARVAALKALQEASATETMVHILQKLAELCSSADPEIPGTFVEQFMDLHSQISQALANMESMTKTLTPDAECSVLNEIECNSTPHGSPLKKLSRTFLRKSTQDLSGVSKATVSTQAPLPPKRNLAQSISCSPNRMPIRNSSVGFDSSPIPKMSSSYIPRTLKSTRFSDQNRGSTQSDQQPGDTEESKGKNGLLQMVKLARQIKTEAESWFIELVEKAIDKGLKSMKSSEDTKAKIASKQALLTKLINWIEQQQLSSRCKREGLSSNPKVAEVLRRLKLKVKKS, encoded by the exons ATGGCGACATTAGTTCCGGGCATTCTTTTGAAGCTTCTTCAGAACATGAATGCAGACTTCAAAGTCACAGGCGAGCACCGCTCGGCACTATTGCAGGTAATTGACATAGTTCCTGTGGATTTGGACCGTAAAGAGTTATGGCCTAAACAAGGGTTTTCTATCAAGGTCTCAGATTCCTGTCATTCAACTTATGTTTCTCTTACAGAGGATCAAGAGGACTTAGTCTTGAGCAATATATTGCAGCTGGGTCAGTTTATTTATGCCGAGAAAATTGTTCCTGGATGTACCATTCCTCTTCTTCAGGGCGTCAGGCCTATTCCAGGTCGCCATCCTGTAGTGGGGACCCCCGAGGATTTGGTGGGTGTGCATGAAAATCAGGACCAGAAAGAGAAGCAACATGAGAGCCCTAGTTTTAAGGGTTCCAATCCTATTTCTGGAGAGAGCTTTGCGCCAAAATGGCCTCCTCGCCGCAGCTCTTGGGATCCAGAATCTGGACTTGAACTCGTGACCTTGGCTGGGGCAAAAGCTGATTTGCAGAGAAAATCACCCTTTGGAAAACAAGCTTCTTCATATGAGGTATTTACTCCTACTAAAGATATGGTGGAATCATTAAAGTCATCTTCCTCACCCTTTAGCAGGGCCACTTCCAGTGCTGGAAAACACCAGAGTGTTTCTCCTTCATTTACAGTTCGGTCTTCAATGATTGTGAACGCCATACCCAGAGCAGAAATTTCTTCAGGGATTTCAAAGAACTTGCGGAAGAGCTGCTGTGATATGCCACTACCTGGCAAAATTGTGAGGAGTAAGAGCGTCTGCGAACGCGAGAGAAAAATATCAAATTCT GAAAAGAATCCCACACCTCCAAAGTTGAATCATATCCGTGCATCATTTTCACCAGCAGGCAATTCAAAGATCAGAGCCTCAGTTTCTTGTCTGAAAAGTCCATCCATCCCAAAGCCTGATGTTGCTGCTGTTAGCTTCAATACAATTGATGCTGGGAATGGTCTTTGGAAATCTCTGCCAGGAAAGCTCAGCACTATAGGAAAG GAAGCTGTGAGCAAGCGTGATGCAGCTCGTGTTGCAGCACTGAAGGCACTGCAGGAAGCTTCCGCAACCGAGACAATGGTGCATATTCTCCA GAAGCTTGCAGAACTCTGTTCCTCTGCAGATCCGGAAATCCCAGGAACCTTTGTAGAACAGTTTATGGATTTACACAGTCAAATCTCGCAGGCCCTTGCCAACATGGAATCAATGACCAAGACTCTAACACCAGATGCAGAATGCTCTGTTCTCAATGAAATAGAATGCAATTCGACACCCCATGGATCACCATTGAAGAAATTGTCAAGAACTTTTCTTCGAAAATCAACTCAGGATCTATCAGGTGTTTCAAAGGCAACAGTCTCTACTCAAGCACCTCTACCTCCCAAGCGAAATTTGGCTCAGTCAATTTCATGCTCCCCTAATAGAATGCCCATAAGGAACTCATCCGTAGGATTTGATAGCAGCCCTATACCCAAAATGTCTTCTTCTTACATTCCAAGGACTCTGAAATCTACCAGATTTTCTGATCAGAACAGGGGTTCAACTCAGTCAGATCAGCAGCCTGGTGATACCGAAGAATCCAAGGGAAAGAATGGTCTCCTACAGATGGTCAAGCTTGCAAGACAGATTAAAACAGAAGCAGAATCCTGGTTCATTGAACTGGTGGAGAAAGCCATAGACAAAGGCTTGAAAAGCATGAAGTCCTCTGAAGACACCAAAGCAAAGATAGCAAGCAAACAGGCATTGCTGACTAAACTAATTAATTGGATTGAACAACAACAGTTAAGTAGCCGTTGCAAAAGAGAAGGATTATCTTCCAATCCTAAAGTGGCAGAGGTGCTCAGGAGATTGAAACTCAAAGTGAAGAAGTCCTAA